A region of Armatimonadota bacterium DNA encodes the following proteins:
- a CDS encoding PEP-CTERM sorting domain-containing protein (PEP-CTERM proteins occur, often in large numbers, in the proteomes of bacteria that also encode an exosortase, a predicted intramembrane cysteine proteinase. The presence of a PEP-CTERM domain at a protein's C-terminus predicts cleavage within the sorting domain, followed by covalent anchoring to some some component of the (usually Gram-negative) cell surface. Many PEP-CTERM proteins exhibit an unusual sequence composition that includes large numbers of potential glycosylation sites. Expression of one such protein has been shown restore the ability of a bacterium to form floc, a type of biofilm.) has protein sequence MRILHLVAISAVTTVLSVPAFAGSIFITGHDPDFHAAIGSNATGASNLLTTGVNYAKNGSALPLLYLHDESTPVLAGHVNSTLGLNAAGITYVEKNAAQFTTENLANYSAILVPSSFGGNLTQAELDAVNARSADLINYINAGGGLVALAETPNDASLATTNLFGFLPFLVISNPVDQSEVGNTVTPFGASLGLTNTDINGNASHCVFTATGGMDVVDNDAAGRILSLAYRGQIGTKGVVPEPGTLAFLLAGGLPLLALKRRVRG, from the coding sequence ATGCGTATTCTGCACTTGGTGGCCATCAGTGCGGTCACTACAGTCCTTTCTGTGCCGGCCTTCGCCGGTTCCATTTTCATCACCGGGCACGACCCGGATTTCCACGCCGCCATTGGGTCAAACGCCACCGGAGCTTCAAACCTGCTCACGACGGGCGTGAACTACGCCAAGAACGGTTCCGCTCTGCCACTGCTCTATCTCCACGATGAGTCAACGCCTGTATTGGCCGGCCACGTCAACTCCACCCTGGGCCTCAACGCTGCAGGGATCACCTATGTCGAGAAAAACGCGGCGCAGTTTACCACCGAGAATCTCGCAAACTACTCGGCAATCCTGGTACCGTCTTCGTTTGGCGGCAATCTCACCCAGGCGGAACTGGATGCGGTGAACGCTCGCAGCGCCGATCTCATCAATTACATCAATGCGGGCGGTGGACTGGTAGCCCTGGCCGAGACTCCGAATGACGCCAGCCTGGCTACAACCAACCTTTTCGGCTTCCTGCCGTTCCTGGTCATCTCCAACCCAGTAGACCAGTCCGAGGTCGGCAACACGGTAACGCCGTTCGGCGCCAGCCTGGGCCTGACAAATACAGACATCAATGGCAATGCGTCTCACTGCGTCTTCACTGCAACGGGTGGGATGGATGTCGTCGATAACGATGCCGCGGGACGGATCCTCTCGCTCGCGTATCGCGGGCAGATCGGCACTAAGGGCGTCGTTCCTGAACCCGGGACACTGGCATTCCTGCTTGCGGGCGGATTGCCTCTTCTGGCGCTGAAGCGCCGGGTGCGCGGCTGA
- a CDS encoding aldo/keto reductase produces the protein MRIRRFGNTDLTASEVGFGLWTLTTGWWGDRSEDEAIALVRKAYDLGVTFFDTADTYGEGYGETFLATALGAHRDDITIATKFGYDFYNNTERRGQQERPHDWSPKFVRFALEQSLMRLNTDHIDLWQLHNARLDAAHNDELWETLDAIVQEGKVRYIGAAMGPANGWLEDGLAFLQMRPITAIHIIYNILEQHPGEDFLLHCPDTCGAMVRVPHSSGMLEGHYTAETTFPPNDHRLHRPKWWLTEGIKKVETLRFLEQEHDLTMAQASIKWLLAHPRITTVLPNIYDEAQLVEFTEAPAREDLSPADLVRIRDLYRQDFCASQA, from the coding sequence ATGCGCATACGTCGGTTCGGCAACACAGATTTGACGGCTTCTGAAGTCGGCTTCGGTCTCTGGACCCTCACCACCGGCTGGTGGGGCGATCGTTCTGAAGACGAGGCGATTGCTCTCGTTCGCAAGGCATACGACCTTGGAGTGACGTTTTTCGATACCGCCGATACCTACGGAGAAGGCTACGGAGAGACATTCCTCGCCACGGCGCTTGGCGCTCATCGCGATGATATCACCATCGCCACGAAGTTCGGGTACGATTTCTACAACAACACTGAACGACGGGGGCAGCAGGAGCGCCCGCACGACTGGTCGCCCAAGTTCGTCCGGTTTGCCCTGGAACAGAGCCTGATGCGCCTGAATACCGATCACATCGACCTCTGGCAACTCCACAACGCACGCCTGGACGCGGCCCACAACGATGAGTTGTGGGAAACGCTTGACGCCATCGTTCAGGAAGGCAAGGTGCGGTATATTGGCGCGGCGATGGGGCCGGCAAACGGCTGGCTCGAAGACGGACTGGCCTTTCTGCAGATGCGCCCGATCACGGCGATCCACATCATTTACAACATCCTGGAACAGCACCCCGGCGAGGATTTCCTGCTGCATTGCCCGGACACGTGCGGCGCCATGGTCCGAGTCCCCCACTCTTCGGGAATGCTTGAAGGCCATTACACGGCGGAGACGACCTTCCCGCCCAACGACCACCGGCTTCACCGGCCGAAATGGTGGCTCACCGAGGGGATCAAGAAGGTCGAGACGCTGCGTTTCCTGGAACAAGAGCACGATCTGACGATGGCTCAGGCAAGCATCAAGTGGCTGCTCGCCCACCCCCGCATCACGACAGTGCTCCCCAATATATACGACGAAGCACAGTTAGTGGAGTTCACCGAAGCCCCGGCGCGCGAAGACCTGTCCCCAGCCGACCTCGTGCGCATCCGGGATCTCTATCGCCAGGATTTTTGCGCGAGCCAAGCCTGA
- a CDS encoding metal-dependent hydrolase translates to MSTHDIGVRWMGHATFVLTSPEGYRILIDPWLDGNPACPPDAKDPGRIDLILVTHGHQDHMGDAVPVAARTGAPIVATPEICDFLTSKGVRHTHEMNKGGTQTIGPVDVTMVHADHTSMITDGDRRIPGGEATGYIVGFSNGYSIWHMGDTALFGDMVLIAHTYHPDTALVPIGGHYTMSPQEAAHAIRMTGIKTVVPIHFGTFPVLNGTPKELSERCSDINGLQIVELKPGESVCL, encoded by the coding sequence ATGTCAACACACGATATCGGTGTTCGTTGGATGGGGCACGCCACTTTCGTCCTCACATCGCCGGAAGGCTACCGGATTTTGATCGATCCGTGGCTCGACGGGAATCCCGCGTGTCCGCCGGACGCGAAAGACCCCGGGCGCATTGACCTGATCCTGGTCACCCATGGCCACCAGGATCACATGGGGGATGCCGTCCCGGTCGCGGCTCGAACCGGGGCGCCCATTGTGGCCACGCCCGAGATATGCGATTTCCTCACATCCAAAGGGGTTCGGCATACCCACGAGATGAACAAGGGCGGAACGCAAACCATCGGCCCGGTGGACGTCACCATGGTTCACGCCGACCACACGTCGATGATCACCGATGGAGACAGGCGCATCCCGGGCGGCGAAGCGACCGGTTACATCGTCGGCTTTTCGAACGGCTACAGCATCTGGCACATGGGCGACACCGCGCTGTTTGGCGACATGGTACTGATCGCGCACACTTACCATCCGGACACAGCCCTCGTCCCCATCGGAGGGCATTACACAATGTCGCCGCAAGAGGCCGCCCACGCGATTCGGATGACCGGCATCAAAACGGTTGTGCCTATCCATTTCGGCACGTTCCCGGTGCTCAACGGAACTCCGAAAGAACTATCGGAGCGATGCAGCGATATCAATGGCCTGCAAATCGTGGAACTGAAACCCGGCGAGAGTGTGTGTCTTTAG
- the dnaK gene encoding molecular chaperone DnaK, which yields MPRTVGIDLGTTNSVVAVIEGGEPVVIANAEGSRTTPSVVSFDKSGERRVGQTAKRQAVLNPERTINSIKRFMGRKYNEVRDEIKNVSYKVVEGPNGDVRVDIDGKMYSPEEISAMILGKLKTDAEAYLGDKVDKAVITVPAYFNDAQRTATKNAGAIAGLEVLRIVNEPTAASLAYGEDKKHNERIAVYDLGGGTYDISVLEVGDGVVEVNSTNGDTHLGGDDWDNRIVQWLADEFKKDTGVDLRNDRQALQRLREAAEKGKVELSGSAQTQISLPFITATQDGPVHLDVTLTRAKFEELTRDLADRTIKPFQAAIGDANIKPSDLNEIILVGGSTRMPHIQEEVKKLGGGKEPNRTVNPDEVVAMGAAIQAGVLGGEVKGIVLLDVTPLTLGIETLGGVMTKLIERNTTIPTRKSETFTTAADSQSEVEIHVLQGERDMASANRTLGKFHLTGIPPAPRGVPQVEVTFDIDANGIVNVSAKDKATGNEQRITITGAGQLNKDEIDKMMKDAEAHAAEDRRLKEIADERNKAESLIYQTEKLLKDLGEKVPSDQKVSIENGVSELRTALNGQDLDAIKAKSGELQQASYKLSEILYQQASAGQPGAETPPQDYTQPDPGPEPTPHTETQDDVIDAEFKSE from the coding sequence ATGCCGAGGACAGTAGGGATCGACCTGGGGACCACGAACTCCGTGGTGGCGGTGATCGAGGGCGGTGAGCCGGTGGTGATCGCCAATGCGGAAGGAAGTCGCACCACGCCCAGCGTCGTCAGTTTTGACAAGTCCGGTGAGCGCCGCGTTGGCCAGACGGCCAAGCGCCAGGCGGTCCTTAACCCGGAACGAACGATCAACAGTATCAAGCGCTTTATGGGCCGCAAGTACAACGAAGTGCGAGACGAGATCAAGAACGTCTCGTACAAGGTTGTCGAAGGCCCCAACGGCGATGTCCGCGTGGACATCGACGGCAAGATGTACTCGCCCGAGGAGATTTCCGCGATGATCCTCGGCAAGTTGAAGACGGACGCCGAGGCGTACCTGGGCGACAAGGTAGACAAGGCCGTTATCACGGTTCCTGCCTACTTCAATGACGCCCAGCGCACCGCAACGAAAAATGCCGGCGCCATCGCCGGTCTGGAAGTGCTGCGTATCGTGAACGAGCCGACGGCCGCATCGCTGGCTTACGGCGAAGACAAGAAGCATAACGAGCGCATCGCTGTCTACGACCTGGGCGGCGGCACGTACGACATCTCCGTCCTGGAAGTCGGCGACGGCGTTGTGGAGGTCAATTCCACCAACGGCGATACCCACCTGGGCGGCGATGACTGGGACAACCGCATCGTTCAGTGGCTGGCCGACGAGTTCAAGAAGGACACCGGCGTGGATCTGCGCAACGATCGGCAGGCACTCCAGCGGCTTCGCGAAGCGGCGGAAAAGGGGAAGGTCGAGCTCAGCGGCTCCGCACAGACCCAGATCAGCCTTCCGTTCATCACGGCTACCCAGGACGGGCCGGTTCACCTGGACGTGACGCTCACGCGCGCCAAGTTCGAGGAACTGACGCGCGATCTCGCCGATCGCACAATCAAGCCGTTCCAGGCCGCCATCGGTGACGCCAATATCAAGCCGAGCGACCTGAACGAGATCATCCTCGTAGGCGGCTCCACCCGTATGCCGCACATCCAGGAGGAAGTGAAGAAACTCGGCGGGGGTAAAGAGCCAAACCGGACGGTTAACCCGGACGAAGTGGTCGCGATGGGCGCGGCGATCCAGGCCGGCGTTTTGGGCGGCGAAGTGAAAGGCATCGTTCTGCTCGATGTGACACCACTGACCCTCGGAATCGAAACCCTGGGCGGTGTGATGACCAAGCTCATTGAGCGCAACACTACGATCCCGACGCGCAAGTCCGAAACGTTCACCACGGCTGCGGACAGCCAAAGCGAGGTCGAGATTCATGTGCTGCAGGGCGAGCGGGATATGGCTTCGGCCAACCGCACGCTCGGCAAGTTCCACCTCACCGGGATCCCGCCGGCACCGCGGGGCGTTCCGCAGGTGGAGGTCACCTTCGACATCGACGCGAACGGCATCGTCAACGTCAGCGCGAAGGACAAGGCAACCGGCAACGAGCAGCGCATCACCATTACCGGCGCCGGCCAGCTCAACAAGGACGAGATCGACAAGATGATGAAGGACGCCGAGGCGCACGCCGCCGAGGACCGTCGCCTCAAGGAAATCGCGGACGAGCGCAACAAGGCCGAGAGCCTCATCTACCAGACCGAAAAACTGCTCAAGGACCTCGGCGAAAAGGTGCCGTCAGACCAGAAGGTATCCATCGAGAATGGCGTGTCCGAACTGAGGACCGCGCTCAACGGCCAGGATCTTGACGCGATCAAGGCCAAATCCGGTGAGCTCCAGCAGGCATCGTACAAGCTGAGCGAAATCCTGTATCAGCAGGCATCCGCCGGCCAGCCCGGAGCGGAAACGCCCCCGCAGGATTACACGCAGCCCGATCCGGGTCCGGAACCGACTCCGCACACTGAAACGCAGGACGACGTGATCGACGCCGAGTTCAAATCAGAGTGA
- a CDS encoding J domain-containing protein codes for MDLNQAYKDYYAILGVGKTASDKEIKAAYRKLARKHHPDVNPGDKSAEDKFKDVSEAYSVLSDKDKRQKYDLYGDQWKHISESGQAPGAAGYGGFGSPGGGFTYTAGGPGGFPGADPDSGFHFGGGGGGLGDLLNSIFGGRMQDSYERPHARPRPPKRGTDLSGEVIVSMREAFTGTERKITITTPGGAKKTLTITIPRGVADGSKLRLAKQGDEAPGGGHPGDLILTVLVSGVPGWERKGNDLYTDVALTFPEAALGVSRKVPLLVGTPQTLTIPAGVQSGQKLRLKGQGMPVPGQPDKFGDLYVRIKVLVPKALTDEQRSAIENLSVVLKGA; via the coding sequence ATGGATCTTAACCAGGCATACAAGGACTATTACGCCATTCTGGGCGTAGGTAAGACGGCCTCCGACAAGGAGATCAAGGCCGCCTACCGCAAACTCGCCCGCAAGCACCACCCGGACGTCAACCCGGGCGACAAATCGGCGGAAGACAAATTCAAGGATGTGTCCGAGGCGTATTCCGTTCTGTCCGACAAGGACAAACGACAGAAGTACGATCTGTATGGTGACCAGTGGAAGCACATCAGTGAATCAGGCCAGGCCCCGGGCGCGGCGGGGTATGGCGGCTTCGGATCTCCGGGCGGCGGCTTCACATACACGGCCGGAGGCCCGGGCGGCTTTCCCGGCGCGGATCCGGATAGCGGTTTCCATTTTGGCGGTGGCGGCGGCGGCCTGGGCGACCTTCTGAACTCCATCTTCGGCGGCCGTATGCAGGATTCCTACGAACGTCCCCACGCCCGGCCCCGGCCGCCGAAGCGAGGGACAGACCTTTCCGGCGAGGTCATCGTCTCCATGCGCGAGGCTTTTACCGGCACGGAACGCAAGATTACCATTACAACCCCGGGCGGCGCCAAGAAGACGCTCACGATTACCATTCCTCGCGGCGTTGCGGACGGCTCCAAACTGCGCCTGGCGAAGCAGGGCGACGAGGCCCCGGGCGGCGGGCATCCGGGAGACCTCATCCTCACAGTGCTGGTGTCCGGCGTTCCCGGATGGGAACGGAAGGGTAACGACTTGTACACGGACGTGGCCCTCACCTTCCCCGAGGCGGCGCTTGGCGTGTCGCGAAAAGTACCGTTGCTGGTCGGAACGCCTCAGACGCTGACTATTCCGGCGGGTGTGCAGAGCGGACAGAAACTGCGCCTGAAAGGGCAGGGGATGCCGGTGCCCGGACAACCGGATAAATTCGGCGATCTGTATGTGCGGATAAAGGTTCTCGTCCCGAAGGCCCTCACGGACGAACAGCGTTCGGCGATCGAGAATCTGAGTGTGGTTCTGAAGGGCGCATAG
- a CDS encoding helix-turn-helix transcriptional regulator, translating into MAEKAYEPVYVISVAAKLCEMHPQTLRAYERQGLVQPKRSDSHNRLYSEADIERLRQIQRLTRDLGVNLAGVEVILDLLDRMEAMREEMEQELSTLRKQVMR; encoded by the coding sequence ATGGCGGAAAAAGCATACGAACCTGTATACGTAATCAGCGTGGCAGCGAAACTCTGCGAGATGCACCCGCAGACGCTGCGCGCCTATGAGCGTCAGGGTCTTGTGCAGCCGAAGCGCTCGGACAGCCACAACCGGTTGTACAGTGAGGCCGACATCGAGCGCCTGCGCCAGATCCAGAGATTGACCCGGGATCTGGGCGTCAACCTGGCCGGCGTGGAAGTCATCTTGGACCTCCTGGACCGCATGGAAGCCATGCGGGAAGAGATGGAGCAGGAACTCAGCACTCTGCGGAAACAGGTCATGCGCTGA
- a CDS encoding SDR family oxidoreductase: MCELLVTGASGFLGAHIMRLCAEQGRDAVGIVHSHQMPVPGRTIELNLADNRRLMELIRELKPGAVIHAGALTSPDYCEAHREEADAVNFTATGAIAMAAFAVNAHLLFVSTDLVFDGEAGMYTEADAPSPLNHYARTKAQAEHIVRSACPDFAVVRPSFIYGRPMAEHHGSYSETLYRNLREGIPTPVFTDQYRSPIEAGVLAAAILEVSDERLSGIWHVAGPERVNRAQFARLLADIAGLDPGLLRETSMDDVVLPAARPRDVSLDISKARQRLKTSLPGTKASLEALYHAAA, translated from the coding sequence ATGTGTGAGCTTCTCGTCACAGGCGCGTCGGGCTTCCTCGGCGCCCATATCATGCGGCTCTGCGCGGAGCAGGGGCGGGACGCGGTAGGAATCGTCCACTCCCACCAGATGCCGGTCCCAGGCCGCACCATTGAACTCAATCTGGCGGACAACCGCCGCTTGATGGAGCTCATCCGCGAGCTGAAACCCGGGGCTGTGATCCACGCCGGGGCACTCACCTCGCCGGATTACTGCGAGGCCCATCGGGAGGAAGCCGACGCGGTCAATTTCACCGCCACGGGCGCCATCGCGATGGCCGCTTTCGCCGTGAACGCCCATCTGCTCTTCGTGTCCACCGATCTTGTCTTCGACGGTGAAGCCGGCATGTACACTGAGGCCGATGCGCCGTCGCCTCTCAACCATTACGCTCGCACGAAAGCACAGGCGGAGCATATCGTGCGCAGCGCTTGCCCGGATTTCGCGGTGGTACGGCCGTCATTCATCTACGGCAGACCGATGGCGGAGCACCACGGGTCGTATTCGGAGACACTCTACCGAAACCTGCGCGAGGGCATCCCAACCCCGGTGTTCACCGACCAATATCGCTCCCCCATCGAGGCCGGCGTTCTGGCGGCGGCAATTCTGGAGGTATCGGACGAACGCCTGAGCGGGATATGGCATGTCGCGGGGCCTGAACGTGTCAACCGCGCGCAGTTTGCCCGCCTCCTGGCGGATATCGCCGGGCTGGACCCGGGCCTTCTACGGGAGACTTCCATGGACGACGTTGTGCTGCCTGCCGCCCGCCCGCGCGACGTTTCACTGGATATCTCGAAGGCCCGTCAGCGGCTGAAGACGTCCCTGCCTGGGACCAAAGCCAGCCTGGAAGCGCTTTATCACGCCGCCGCCTGA
- a CDS encoding DNA internalization-related competence protein ComEC/Rec2 translates to MKRRALPPLAIAFCLGAAMRLAFATPAWVTVTVFIAGVVAALFLQTSRGAMVALAAVVFSAGTLRTADWAALPTDSVSRLTEHKLVRLHGVVASDPAVRPWGVSFDLDVSRADLFTGKMPASGHVRILAPPAVRGLPEYGDRLAVMGRVRLPDDAANPGELPPAQYLRRDGVCAVVTARGMTPDGSNVGNPVVRAAVRTHHALARGIRATLTADEAALLAGLLFSDTGALPENVQQNFARAGTVHILSTSGLHVVLLAGILSLFMPARRPRARRWRAALLLGALLFFALMTGLRPAVVRAVLMTGAALAAPLFDREPDVWSAIAFSALALIVASPGNLLDPGFQLSFAAALSLALWYDGRRFAKRSRALSIVIQSVQTSVVASLATAPLAVRYFGTFSVASPLSNLLIVPLVGPAMALGLLQGMLCSRWPAVAAALGAVNGWILHCMLWSTDRIGGAGWSAIDVGMISAAGVCASWCVLLFIWAWLRRWPDQGAAAGWKMPVGFSVAGLGACGCLAWIIWGPAPPLRVAFLDVGQGDCTLIQTPQGHNILVDAGGRYEAESAQASDTGTRIVLPALRRAGVRRLDAVILTHPHEDHAGGLPAVFAAIPTDLWLDSGQPHAAPGYRGSLEEALRRHIPYRLGRAGQVLNIEPRVSMQVLRPTRPLLAGTPDDLNNNSIVCRLEYGRTSFLLSGDAANDAEAEMLSRAVRLRSDVLKVGHHGSATSSGSEYLKAVGPRWAVISCGRGNLYGHPRTETLERLQDAGARVLRTDIDGAVIVESDGADLRVSTSRWQLP, encoded by the coding sequence ATGAAGCGCCGTGCCCTGCCACCTCTCGCGATTGCGTTCTGCCTTGGCGCCGCGATGCGCCTGGCCTTTGCCACGCCGGCCTGGGTAACTGTGACGGTCTTCATCGCAGGCGTCGTTGCCGCATTGTTCCTCCAAACCTCCCGGGGCGCAATGGTGGCGCTGGCGGCGGTCGTCTTCAGCGCCGGCACGCTTCGAACGGCGGATTGGGCGGCGCTTCCCACCGATTCGGTCTCGCGGTTGACCGAACACAAGCTGGTGAGATTGCACGGTGTGGTGGCCTCGGATCCCGCGGTGCGGCCGTGGGGCGTCTCATTCGACCTGGATGTTTCGCGCGCCGATTTGTTTACCGGAAAAATGCCGGCATCCGGGCACGTGCGGATACTGGCGCCCCCCGCGGTGCGGGGCCTGCCGGAGTACGGCGACCGGTTGGCGGTCATGGGACGGGTCCGCTTGCCGGACGACGCCGCGAACCCGGGTGAACTCCCGCCTGCGCAATACCTCCGGCGGGACGGCGTATGTGCCGTCGTGACCGCCAGAGGGATGACTCCGGACGGTTCCAACGTGGGAAATCCCGTTGTCCGCGCGGCCGTCCGCACGCACCACGCCCTCGCTCGCGGAATACGCGCCACGCTTACAGCTGACGAGGCGGCCCTTCTGGCCGGCCTCCTCTTCAGCGATACGGGCGCCTTGCCGGAAAACGTCCAGCAGAATTTCGCGCGGGCGGGGACAGTTCATATTCTGTCCACTTCGGGGCTTCATGTGGTGTTGCTGGCGGGCATCCTGTCTCTCTTTATGCCTGCGAGGCGGCCGCGGGCGAGGCGGTGGCGTGCGGCGCTGCTCCTCGGCGCCCTGCTCTTCTTCGCATTGATGACGGGGCTGAGGCCGGCGGTGGTGCGGGCGGTGCTGATGACCGGCGCGGCACTGGCCGCTCCGCTATTCGACCGCGAGCCGGATGTCTGGAGCGCGATCGCCTTCTCTGCTCTCGCGCTGATCGTTGCCTCCCCCGGCAATCTGCTAGATCCGGGCTTCCAGCTCTCGTTTGCGGCGGCCCTCTCGCTGGCTCTGTGGTACGACGGTCGTCGGTTCGCCAAACGCAGCCGAGCCCTTTCCATCGTTATACAGTCCGTGCAAACCTCCGTCGTTGCCTCCCTGGCGACGGCGCCGCTGGCCGTCCGGTATTTCGGAACTTTCTCCGTTGCTTCTCCGCTCTCCAACCTCCTGATCGTTCCGCTGGTTGGCCCGGCGATGGCGCTGGGTCTCCTTCAGGGTATGCTGTGCAGCCGCTGGCCGGCGGTCGCGGCGGCCCTTGGCGCAGTCAATGGATGGATACTGCACTGCATGCTCTGGAGCACCGACAGGATCGGCGGCGCAGGCTGGTCAGCCATTGACGTCGGGATGATCTCCGCAGCCGGCGTCTGCGCGTCGTGGTGCGTCCTTCTGTTCATATGGGCTTGGCTGCGCCGCTGGCCCGATCAAGGCGCGGCCGCCGGCTGGAAGATGCCGGTTGGGTTCTCCGTGGCCGGGCTGGGCGCATGCGGCTGCCTTGCCTGGATAATCTGGGGCCCGGCGCCGCCGCTCCGGGTCGCGTTCCTCGACGTCGGACAGGGAGACTGTACGCTGATTCAAACCCCGCAGGGACACAACATCTTGGTGGATGCAGGTGGTCGGTACGAGGCGGAGTCGGCCCAGGCTTCTGATACAGGGACGAGGATCGTCCTCCCTGCGCTCAGGCGCGCCGGGGTCCGACGGCTCGACGCCGTGATTCTCACCCACCCGCACGAGGACCACGCAGGCGGCTTGCCGGCAGTGTTTGCAGCCATTCCGACGGATCTCTGGTTGGATAGCGGCCAGCCACACGCGGCGCCCGGATATCGCGGGTCGCTCGAAGAGGCACTTCGGAGGCATATCCCCTACCGGCTCGGGCGCGCCGGACAGGTGTTGAACATCGAGCCGCGCGTCTCCATGCAGGTGCTGCGTCCAACACGGCCCCTGCTCGCGGGGACGCCGGACGATCTGAACAACAACAGCATCGTCTGCCGCCTGGAATACGGCCGGACGTCGTTCCTCCTGTCCGGCGATGCGGCGAACGACGCGGAGGCCGAGATGCTGAGCCGGGCAGTGAGGCTCCGGTCGGATGTATTGAAGGTCGGACACCATGGGAGCGCGACTTCCAGCGGCTCGGAATACCTGAAGGCTGTCGGACCGCGATGGGCGGTCATCTCGTGCGGCAGGGGCAATCTCTATGGGCATCCGCGGACGGAGACGCTGGAGCGCCTGCAGGATGCAGGCGCTCGCGTGCTGCGAACAGATATCGACGGGGCCGTGATCGTGGAGTCCGACGGTGCCGATCTTCGCGTATCCACATCCCGTTGGCAGCTTCCCTGA
- the def gene encoding peptide deformylase: protein MAVRDILRLPDSRLREKCLDVNPGTLTQEIARDLLDTMNSVPGVGVAAPQIGCGYRVVLVDAGRNAKCEEHHGLLILVNPVISASSGSQVFKEGCLSVPQYLARIKRAWSVTVEAVSPSGEPVHIEARGFEAVVLQHEIDHLDGILFLDRVRDMKRDLFDRVTR from the coding sequence ATGGCCGTCCGTGACATTCTACGCCTGCCCGATTCACGCCTGAGAGAGAAGTGCCTGGATGTCAATCCGGGGACACTCACCCAGGAGATCGCGCGGGATCTGCTCGACACGATGAACAGCGTCCCGGGCGTGGGAGTCGCGGCGCCGCAGATCGGGTGTGGATACCGGGTAGTGCTGGTTGACGCGGGCCGAAACGCCAAATGCGAGGAACACCACGGGCTGTTGATACTAGTGAACCCGGTGATCAGCGCATCGTCCGGTTCGCAGGTATTCAAAGAGGGGTGCCTGAGCGTTCCGCAATATCTCGCGCGAATCAAACGGGCATGGAGCGTGACCGTGGAGGCCGTCTCCCCCTCGGGCGAGCCTGTGCACATTGAAGCCCGGGGATTCGAAGCGGTGGTCCTGCAGCACGAGATCGACCACCTTGACGGAATTCTGTTTCTCGATCGCGTCCGCGACATGAAACGCGATCTGTTTGACCGCGTCACGCGATAG
- a CDS encoding ACT domain-containing protein, with amino-acid sequence MAKHLVLTAIGRDRPGLVAGVTDALLSSGCNVEDSSMTRLRGEFAMILLVRHPDAPVEPLRRRLDTVRDGLKLVINLRELKSAEVNPPEQEGDSYHISVYGADTVGIVHAIAETLADRNADITDLRTALAGTQDQPVYIMQIEALAAPDEDFEGLRSALSEAGRQLGVDVSVQRLDAVTL; translated from the coding sequence ATGGCGAAACATCTGGTGTTGACGGCAATCGGACGGGACAGGCCGGGCCTCGTTGCGGGAGTAACGGACGCGCTGCTCTCCAGCGGCTGTAATGTAGAAGACTCGTCCATGACGCGGCTGCGCGGCGAATTCGCGATGATTCTGCTGGTGCGGCACCCGGATGCGCCGGTCGAGCCGTTGCGAAGGCGCCTTGACACGGTTCGGGATGGGCTGAAACTTGTCATCAACCTCCGCGAACTCAAATCGGCTGAGGTGAACCCGCCAGAACAAGAGGGAGACTCCTATCATATCTCGGTTTACGGCGCCGACACGGTGGGCATCGTCCACGCCATTGCCGAGACGCTGGCGGACCGCAATGCCGACATAACCGACCTTCGCACGGCCCTCGCGGGAACGCAGGATCAGCCGGTCTACATTATGCAAATAGAGGCGCTCGCAGCTCCGGACGAGGATTTTGAGGGGCTCCGGTCGGCGTTGAGTGAAGCCGGCCGCCAACTGGGAGTCGACGTGTCGGTCCAGCGCCTCGATGCGGTGACGCTGTAG